One Nicotiana tomentosiformis chromosome 1, ASM39032v3, whole genome shotgun sequence genomic window, TACCCAATACACATTAGTGGCGCTGGTAGCAGTCATCTAAATATCGCCTAGACAGCCAGTTTTGCTCCAACGAGACATCAAAACTTCCATCCGACTTGGTCCTATTCTCGAGCATAGCTTAAATCTTTCTGTAGATAGTAAGTTCCTCTTTGTTTTGGATACTTTAGATAATAAACAATAGTTCGCATATGGTGGTGCTAAACCTTAATTTGACCTATGATCATTTTACTTCAGCTTCTAACGGCAACTTTAGGATAAAGTAGAAAAGGGAATTCGGAGTAATATTTCGGTGATATTACCTCTTTCTTTTCATCAGTCAAACAAAACAATGATAGAAATTTTCTATTTCAAATCATGTTAAATCTAAATCAAATTACTGGGTGCCCAAGGTGCCTCATCTTCTCTTTCGTCATTGCTCATTCCCGAACACTTCAGCCTTCCCTTCTTTGAACTCTCTCCCTACCGTGTGGTTGACTGAAGAAAGTCAGAAAAATAGTAAATGGACGGGTTATACCACCTAGTTGGATTAGCAAGCCGCTAGTTGACATATTAGAAAGATTAATAGATGTCATCGTCAAACTTTACAGCAGTCTAGTCTCTGTAGCAACTCCTAGGCCGTAGCAGAATCAGATTTTCCTAAAGTCTATGCAGCTACTGAACAGTTAAAATGAACATACTGAAAAACGGAGTGAAGGTAACTAGACATTCGCCAAGGTCTAGTAAACTAAGGTGCTAGTGAGACAAGGTTAATTCACTCTGAGATTGAGAGTCCCGTATGCTCTTATGTCGGAATAATCATTATAATACGATGAAAGCAACTCATTAACAAGAAAGTCCCTGCTCTCCTCTTAGCAATGACCTTTCTAGGGCTACTTTTAGAACTGCAGATTCTGTAATAAGACTATTCATGGGCATTCTCCGACTTAGAATCGAATTCATACCCGGCAATTTACGATCTACCCAACGCCTTATTTTATGTTGAATAGGCATAATAATACTTCCTCTATCACTTAGCAAAGTCAAGCCCTATCAGATTTCCTTAGCAGAAAACATTCATACATACTACTTATTTTCTAATAGAATTTAAGATACCTGAGTCAGAGAACTTTCCAAAGATTTTTTGCCACAGAACAAAGAACTACTCTTGCTGGAATCTTACTAGGAATAACTTCAAAAACTTTTTAACAGATTACCCAATCCAAGATGCATATTTAGAAGGATTTTCGACTTAAGGTAAAAATTCAGACAGAATATTCATATTTGCTAATTCATTATTTCAGAATACAGTATTCGGCATTGTACTAAAGAATATATCAGAATGTAGGATAACAGTTTAAAGCAGTTCATACCTTTCTCATTTTTTCTAATACTGAGTCTTCAAATTTCTGGTATCCAGCACCTACAAGATTACTCAAACTTGGGCCCTCAGGTTCTCTATCTTTCTCAGCGTTAAAAAATGAAGATGGCATTGTGGGTTGAACTGTTGGCTGAAGAGGCACAATTAAGAGAGGATTTGATAGATCCCCCAAAACATTTCCACAAACAGCTTTCTGACAAAGAGAAAAACCCATTAGTGAGGTGCTACTAACTAAAGAGATGAACAATTAATATCAATACTCAATTTCATAAAGTACTCACAGCTGCGTCCTTAGAAGACATGACAACAAGAGCGGAGCCTTTCTTCTTAGAACTCTTGATTACTACATCTTCAACCTCACCAAACTCACTAAATAACTCTCTCAGTCTTTGGGCAGTATAATCTTCACCAATCTTCTCCCAAGATACCTTAAGCACCTTTTCCTTGTCTACACTACTCCCCTTTCCTTCTGTACTCGCCTTAGCCCTTGCATGTGTCTCTTTCTGTGAAGGATCTGTAGCAGTAGGCATCTTGTTTAAATGCATAGCACGAATTCGAGCAATTTCCTCTTTAAGCTTTCTAGCAATTCGCTCCTCCTCTTGTCGAGCTGAAACACTGGCATCAGGTGCAAAAGCAGCACGTTCTCTTGCATCGAGATCTGACATCATCTTTCTACGCTTTGAATCTTGTTGTGATTGGCGTTGGATCTTCTCACGTTTCACACGAAGTAGATCATCAAATAACTTCCTAGCTTTCTCATCCTTCAGAACCTCGTATGAAGTCTTCAGCTTTTGAAAGTTCAAGTGAGCATTTGGGTCATCAGGCCTCTTGTCTGGATGCAACTCTAATGCCTTCTTCTTATAGGCTTTAGATATGTCTTTCTCAGAAAGTTTGGCTCCTTCCTCTCCAGAGGGTAAATCCAAAACAGCATAATGATCAACTTCGATATCCATTTTCTACCCGAATCTTGAACTGTGCAACAAATGCAAACCAACTGCatcagaaaaattatgatattcaaattacaaaattaaaataaaaacaaccCTAAACTTCTCAAGATAGCTTTTAACTAACTAAGGAGATACTGCTCCAATGACACATCAATAGATCAATAAAGGTACCAGCGACCAATTAAACAAGTTCTATTGGTGCAGATCCTGCCACGGATTCTACTCCCAAGTTTAATGGTATTATGATATGGCAAAACAAACATTTGGCTGGGAAAGGTTAAAGCGGTTGCACGGAAttcaataacataactgaaaaacCATTAGAGAGCAGAATTATAAACTCAAAACCAGCTCTAGTCCAGAACTTCAATAAGCTTTTATAATCTATATTAGTAAAATTAAAGATTTTTTAACAGTAGGATTTTGATCAGGAAGATTGATGCAAAATTAGCCTCAAATTCAAGAATTGCCAATGTCATAGGTTGTAAGGCAATACTAAGCCGTTGATTTTAATTCTGTAAGTGAGGGCAGAGATAATAGTAATGGAAAAGGTCCAAATTTTCCCCAAAAGAAAAAGGGCAAATATAGACTAGCGCACAGCATGCTCAAAATAGTTTTCAAAtaacaaaagaaaaggaaaaaagaagcaCGAGCAATGGAGCAACCAGCAATTCTAAGAACTCACATCAAAAGGTTACATAAGGAATTAAGCAAATTGGGAATAGAACAATAAGATGTTGAAAAAGCAATTGGATAGTACAATTATATGATTTTCGCATTTAAAGATGGGAATTTAGCTATAAGAAAAACATACCAGTAGAAGtagaaattgggaataaatttgGCTATATGGTGATACCCGAAGTGGTAGGGTTTGGGTAGGGATATGCCGGAGTTATGCTGTTGTGAGGTGAAAAGGGGCGACTTCTGTATTCTGTAGATATTTTAGAGACTGAAGCAGAGATACGGGTTGCCTTACCAATTTGGATCCGGATCTGGAGTCCGGACTAATCAAGGTACAAGCATTTAAGCATGTTATACAATACGTTTTTGGTTTTCTTGTTGGGTTATAAAGCAAGAGATGAATCGGTGTACTATCGACTATTGTATACTCGAGTTGCATTGTTAAAAACCGTTATGGCTTTAATTAATATATCTTTTGTTTTGATATCAATAAGCATTGTTATGTTTTATACTTGAGTTGCATTTCTTGACCTTTTATAATATTTCTCAGATTTGCTAATAACACTTCTACATGATCTATTTTTCATGTAATTTCTTAATATTAAAACTGCATTCTTCTGGAAATAATTAATCTTATTCCAAATATAATACTACTATCATAGAGTTTCCATGAGCAAGTTATAGTGGACAATGTACTTTAACCTTGAAATCGAATAGAAATTTCAAGAAAAAAAAACTGCTGATCAAATATTCTATTGATCAAATTAACATTCAAAATTGCATTACATGATTTTTCCTCCCAAGTTGCAACTTCTTCAAATGTACAAAAAATTCCCAACCTCATAACCTCTTTTCCATGGTCTTACACTTAAGACTTCCCAAAACCACTCTTATTGAAAACTCCAACACTTCCAAATAACTGGCTTATCTTGAAATAATTATTGACTTCCGTCGTACCagacacacacacaaaaaaaaaacgaTTAAGTTGCACCAAATTTGAATAAAAAGAAATACTACAACTATTGCACtactatatatttttttcttatgCAGATTTTCTCTTTTTATAATATTTCCACTAATTCTCAAGAGTCATTAATACATATGAAAGGCCGGCTGGGTTGAAAATCTCTCTGGGCAGCAGCACTGAAAATGTTACAAAACTAGCTAATCTTtacaaaacagaagaaaaaggTTGGCTCTCTTAGCAAGGTTTCAACCACAGAAATACAGGGAGCTTGAAGAGTGGCTTAACTTTTAGACACTGAAAATGCAAAAATCCAGGCGAAGAGAACATAGCCTTGCTTCAATTCATGGAATGAAAACGTAAACACAAGGTAGAACTCATGGACACAAGGTGGTTAAGGTAAGATTATTCCTTGCAGTCCTCTGTGTAAAAGGATGCAAAAATTTTATGAGGTTAAACTGAAAAACACTCCATCATTTGGAGGTCTTATGCCATGGGGATCGGAAGGTCATCACTGTTACTCCTACGATGCATTTGCTTTTGCATGGCTTTTACTGCTGCCACTCTAGCTGCATTGGCTGCCCTGTTGGCAGCTGCAACTGCTCTGTTCACTCTTTCATCAACCTTGGCCACATCATAGGCCCTCTCTGCTGCTCGACGAGCCTCctgatacatataaatatatgtaAAAGCAATTAGCAGTTGGTTCAAATTCAAATGGCATTTTCCCACTAATCTAAAGAATTGAATCAAACTAGGTAAATACAATCTCACAGCAGATATTCTCCACTGAGAGATCTAATTCCAAAATTCTAACAATTTTAATGCACCTCAGAATTGAATAGTCAGTGAAGCCAATGTATATATACTGTAGGAGTCAACCAAGTACACTATTACATCCTACAGTATTAAGAGAATGAAAAACTGAAGATCCACAATTGAGGAAGGGAAGGAAATCAACTGCGAAAGCTttcatgttttttattttattttaaaatacttaCTAAGAACTTCTACCCAGAGAAAACAAATATCCATGTAAATAATttctttttgataaggtaaaagtTAACAAATATCCATGTTAATTAGGATGCAGACTCCGTGCTTACTCTCTTTCTGACTGGCTAGATGCATGTctgaaaattttaaaacaaatttcctTGATATTTACAAGTAGCAATAATGACTTTGCTTTTGTGTGTCCTAACACTTCAAAAGGTGAATATTATACTCGTAGAGAGGTCAAATTACTCACACTTACTCACAAAGGAAACAGATCTTGCTGATCCTAACACAACTCAATGATGTGCTCACTAAACTAACCAGGCCTCTCAGGCATCATAGAAGACATCCAACGAGGTTTATTAAAAATTTCAGAGAGCCTATGATTAGGCAGTCAATAAACCCATGAACCTACCACAGACCAAGTTATGATTTAATCTTTACCTGCACAGCATTTAGCACTTTGGAGTGGTAAACAGCAACAGGAGATACAGGATAGGAGGCATTCTGCGTGCTTGGAATGTCGAGAACCCCATTTTGCCAATGACCAGATTGGGTTTCTCCATTTCTAAAAGTATACATCCCAAGCCCTTG contains:
- the LOC104097125 gene encoding uncharacterized protein, giving the protein MDIEVDHYAVLDLPSGEEGAKLSEKDISKAYKKKALELHPDKRPDDPNAHLNFQKLKTSYEVLKDEKARKLFDDLLRVKREKIQRQSQQDSKRRKMMSDLDARERAAFAPDASVSARQEEERIARKLKEEIARIRAMHLNKMPTATDPSQKETHARAKASTEGKGSSVDKEKVLKVSWEKIGEDYTAQRLRELFSEFGEVEDVVIKSSKKKGSALVVMSSKDAAKAVCGNVLGDLSNPLLIVPLQPTVQPTMPSSFFNAEKDREPEGPSLSNLVGAGYQKFEDSVLEKMRKAAQRKK